The segment CCTAGAAAGCGCTGCACTTCGTTATCGAGGAGCGTGAAGGGGAGAATGACCGCATGGAAAGTGGCATAAAGGATAGTCGTGACTTTTGCCACGATTGCGGCGCGGGCCGCCTTGTTCGATTGCCCGCCGATGATTTTTGCGAGGAGTGCGCCTACGACCACAAAGACGACAAGTGCATTGCAAATCCACAGGAAATCGAGGCAGACCGCATGGAAAATGAACCAGTCTGGCTTAGATACAAACGGGAATCCGTAGGGGTTGTTGCGGAACAGGAGCATCACGCGGAGCAGAATGTGCATGGCCCATGCTGCAAGAGAAATCAGCACGAGGTTTTGGAAGGGCGCTAAACTGGCTACCGTTTTTTTCAACAAATTTAAAATAGACGGTTTCATTCTCAATTCCTGTTGCAAATTTGTCTGTACAGTTCCAGCTGGCGCTTGAAACAGTCGTTCCAGCTGAACTTCTCGGCGTAGGCGCGGGCCTTTTGCTTCATGCTTTGCATGTCGGAACGGTAAAGTTCCACAATGGCTTCGGCGAGGGATTCGGGGGTGCGCTCCTTGAGGATGGTGCCTGCACCCGATTCGGTCACGTGCTCGAATGCTGCGCCTGCAGCGGCACCGATCTGGGCGTTTCCGCTGGCCATGCTCTCTAAAATCGAGAGGCCGAAGGTTTCCCAGCCCGACAGGGCGAGCCCCAGGTCTACGCTGGCGTAGTAGCGGGCCATTTCGTCAACGGAGTTTACAAACCCGATGTAGCGGATATGCTCGTGCTTCTGGACGGCTTCTTGTACCAATGGGAGGCTAGGGCCTGTGCCTGCGAATACAATGGCAGGCTCGTGGCCGAGTTTTTGCGTGAGGATGTCGTAGGCTCCCAGAACGAGGTCAATCCCCTTTTCCTTGCAGTGCCTGTGCGGGAAGAACATGGTGAGCCGTTCGGGGTTGCCGGCCTTGAGTTCGGTTACGAGCGATTCATCGCGCTTGCTGGGCGAGAACATCTCGATGTCGCAACCCAGCGGGATCCAGCGTGGGTCGGGCAGTCCGTTCTTGCGGAGGCGTGCCATGGCCTCCTTGGACGATGCCTGGATGCAGTCAAAGCCTTTGAATTCCTTGCGGGCGTACCAGAAAGCCTCCTTGCGGGCGAACGTGCCTGCACCGACACCAAGTTTTTTTGCAACGGGGCGACCCACATAGGTCACGGGGAAGTCCGCATGCCAAAAGCCGACCAATTTGGATTCGGGGCTCACGTGCTTTGCGGCGCGGCGGACAACCGTCGGCAAAATATAGGGGGAACCCACTTCGATGATGTCGGGCTTGTACTTGGCAAGTACGGGTTCCACTTGCGAGAGTTTCCATATAAAGCGGTATTCCCAGTTGCCCGGGAACTTGAACGCCTTCACATGTTCAATGACGAGGCTTTCGCTCTTGACTTCGGTGAATGTCTTGGAATCGGGCATTATGAAGACAGAAAGCGTGCCTTTGTTGCCGTCTTGCTCACAAAGTTTTTCGTAGAAAGCCATCTTCTGCAGGTGGTAGCGACGAACGCCGCCACCCGATGGGCTCCAGAAGTTATTTATGTCGACTATGGTCATTATTGGACTTCTTGCATCTTGTTAGAAAGCTGATCCATTTCCAGGTAGCCTTCGTAGATGTGGTTTGCTCCGAGTCGCTTGGAATTGACGGAGAGGAAGAGGTTCCCGCCCTTGGATTCCAGCCAGTAGATAGCATCGGAATCGCGCAGATAGGGCCTAGGACCTTCGAGCCCTTGTTCTGCCTGCACCAGTTCACCGCCGAGGAACAGCGGAATGTCGAGCGCTTTGTAGAGGTCAAGCATGACCGAAGAACGCCGTTCGTGGATGTCGGCAATATCCGGACGGTCGCCGATTTTCATGTGGTCGATGCCGTCGATGATGACGACCAGGTCGGGGTGTTCCTTTTGCTCGTCTTTCAAGACAGAGAGCATTTCCGTGTTGTCGAACGAGGGTTGGTCTTCCCAAATTTCCAGGCGGTTGTTGCGGACGTAGGAGATGAGTTCTTTCGTTGCGTCCAAGATATTGTGGTTCACCTGCTCGTCGGTATTCTGCTTTCTTACGGTGAGCACGGATTCGCCAATCATCATCGCAACGAGCCTGTCAAAGATTTGGCGGCGAGGTGTTTCCAGTGCGATATAGATGAGTTTGAGTTTGGGGTTGCTCTTGATGAGGTCGAGAGCGAGGCTCGACAAGAACGTCGTCTTGAGGCCGAACGGTTCTGCGGATACATAGAAACAGCCGGATTGGACGCCGTCGATTTCTTTTGCGAGCCGTGGGAATGACGAAAGCGTGTAGCCCACGTTCACGTCGGGCGGGCAACCCATGGCCGTGTCAAAGTTTTCCTTGATGTCTTGGAGGAGCATCGAACGGCGGTGGGTGTGAATGGTGTCTTCTTCGGTATGCGCAATGAGGGAGAGCAGTTCATCTGCTCCGTTCTTGCGCACGACCTGGTCCACGGTCTCGTCTTTGGGGAGGATGATGGACTTGAACCGGAGCCCGATTTCTTCGGCCATCTTGAGGTAGCGCTGGACGCGGTATTCCTGTGTGCGGCGGTTCGGTTCGCGGCGGAGGATCAGTGTGACAATTTCGGCACCGCAGGCCTTGAGCTTGAGCAGGTGGCTCTGCGTGACTTCTTGGTACATCGTCGAGACGACTCCGGGAATACCGGCGAGGTCTGCGGTGAGAGCGTCAAAAAAGCCTTCTACGATGATGGGTTTCTCGTTTTCGGGCTGGATGTTGAAGGGTATGTCGCATGGGCCAGACGCATAAGATACGTAGGCATGGCTGTGCATGTTGTCGTCGATGAGCCTACCGAAAACGGAATGAATGAGCCCCTTGGAATTGCGTGCGGGGATGGTGATGCGCGGTTCGTGGTAGGCTTCCAAATTGTCGAGGTAGAACCGGATCTGGTGGCGCTCGACTCCCGAAAGCAGGCAGTAGCTGGCGAACGGCTCCGGGTCGCCACTGTAGTAGCCGATGCCGTAAAGTTGAGCCTGGCCAATGTTCCAGCCGCGCTTGGCGAGGTATTCTGCCGAGGACGGGCTTTTGCATGCCGCCCAGTGGCAATAGCGGACAAAGCATTCCAGAACCTTGGACTTTTCACCGCCGACTTCGCGAATCCAGGGGTGTTCGTCCTGGAACGTGTCGGCCTGTTCCTGTTCTTGCGTCCCGAGGAAATCAATTGCCTCGGCGCGGGCTGCCGGTTCTTCGAGGCCGTTGAAACGGCTACGCATCACGAATTCGATAAGGTCGCCCTCGCTGCCGCATTGCAGGCAACGGTAGCGCCAGTAGCCGAGCGCATCGTAGAAGAACAGCGATGTCTCTTCGGGGGCATGGAACGGGCAACAAGCAATCAGGTTGCGGCCCCAGCGGCTCAGTGGGATTCCCAACTGGCGCGGGTGCGTCTTGGCTTTTATCAGTCCAGCGTGTTCTTGGTCTAGGAGCATAAAGAACCTCGTTCCATCGTTAGAAAAACAGAGATGTCCTATGAACAATTTAATAATTATTAGTTTTGAGGGTATAGTTGTAAATTATTTATGAGAAGGTAAGTGCATGGTTGTTCTTGGGATCGATCCTGGCTCCGTGAATACGGGTTACGCCTTTGTCGACGCCTGTGGCTCGAAATTGCAGGTTCTGGAATATGGTGCGCTTCATGCCCCCAAAAACAAGTCCTTCGAAGACCGCCTTCTGCATATAGTTTCTTCCTTAGAAGAACTCATGGACAAGTACAAGCCCGAAATGCTGGGCATGGAAAGTGCTTTCGTGGCCGTCAACGCCCATAGCGCTCTTGTTTTGGGCCATGTCCGCGGGGCTATTCTTGTCGCCTGTAAAAAGAGAGGCATGTCTTTTTCGGAGTTCCCGCCATCCACGGTCAAGCAGGCCGTTACGGGCAAGGGAAATGCGTCCAAGGAACAGGTGGCCAACATGATTTATGCGAGGTTGGGAATTGCTCCTGAAAAGGTCCTCCTCGATGCGACTGATGCGCTTGCTATCGCCTGGACCTCCGTTAACCCGAATCCGCTTTCTGAGTTGCTTCATTCAAAGCGCGGGTCCAAAAAACGCCGTGCGACTGTGAATGAATGGAAAAGCCTGATAGAAAAGATGGGAGGGACATGTCCATGAATCTATCGTCTGCTGACTATTTGCCTTATGGCCTCGGAACACCGGACTTTGCCGATGTTGGCGAGTACAAAGTTCACCGCGATGTCGTGCCGTACTTGGAAAAGCTCTCCGCCTTGGTGGCCTCGCATGGCTATTCTCTGAGGATTGAATCGGCGTACCGTTCGTTCGAACGCCAGCTCTCCATCTGGAACCGTAAAGCCAGCGGTAAATTGCCGTTGCTCTCGGCAGAAGGGGTGCCGATGCCAGTCCCGAGCGACGAAGAAGAGCTGATGTATGCGATTCTCACTTGGTCGGCATTGCCGGGGGCGAGCCGCCATCATCTAGGTACCGACTTGGATGTTGTCGATGCGAATGCCTGCCCCGAGAATTACGAAGTGCAACTCACGCCTGCCGAATGTGACGGGATGTTCGCTCCGTTCCACTCGTTCTTGGACGAAGTCTTTGGCTCCGGGGAAGAATCCTCGTTCGGCTTCAATCGAGTGTTTGTCCCGGGCCGTGGGAAAATCCGCCCGGAACGCTGGCACATCGCGCACCTGCCTACGTCGCGC is part of the uncultured Fibrobacter sp. genome and harbors:
- a CDS encoding glycosyltransferase, with the translated sequence MTIVDINNFWSPSGGGVRRYHLQKMAFYEKLCEQDGNKGTLSVFIMPDSKTFTEVKSESLVIEHVKAFKFPGNWEYRFIWKLSQVEPVLAKYKPDIIEVGSPYILPTVVRRAAKHVSPESKLVGFWHADFPVTYVGRPVAKKLGVGAGTFARKEAFWYARKEFKGFDCIQASSKEAMARLRKNGLPDPRWIPLGCDIEMFSPSKRDESLVTELKAGNPERLTMFFPHRHCKEKGIDLVLGAYDILTQKLGHEPAIVFAGTGPSLPLVQEAVQKHEHIRYIGFVNSVDEMARYYASVDLGLALSGWETFGLSILESMASGNAQIGAAAGAAFEHVTESGAGTILKERTPESLAEAIVELYRSDMQSMKQKARAYAEKFSWNDCFKRQLELYRQICNRN
- a CDS encoding CHC2 zinc finger domain-containing protein, translating into MLLDQEHAGLIKAKTHPRQLGIPLSRWGRNLIACCPFHAPEETSLFFYDALGYWRYRCLQCGSEGDLIEFVMRSRFNGLEEPAARAEAIDFLGTQEQEQADTFQDEHPWIREVGGEKSKVLECFVRYCHWAACKSPSSAEYLAKRGWNIGQAQLYGIGYYSGDPEPFASYCLLSGVERHQIRFYLDNLEAYHEPRITIPARNSKGLIHSVFGRLIDDNMHSHAYVSYASGPCDIPFNIQPENEKPIIVEGFFDALTADLAGIPGVVSTMYQEVTQSHLLKLKACGAEIVTLILRREPNRRTQEYRVQRYLKMAEEIGLRFKSIILPKDETVDQVVRKNGADELLSLIAHTEEDTIHTHRRSMLLQDIKENFDTAMGCPPDVNVGYTLSSFPRLAKEIDGVQSGCFYVSAEPFGLKTTFLSSLALDLIKSNPKLKLIYIALETPRRQIFDRLVAMMIGESVLTVRKQNTDEQVNHNILDATKELISYVRNNRLEIWEDQPSFDNTEMLSVLKDEQKEHPDLVVIIDGIDHMKIGDRPDIADIHERRSSVMLDLYKALDIPLFLGGELVQAEQGLEGPRPYLRDSDAIYWLESKGGNLFLSVNSKRLGANHIYEGYLEMDQLSNKMQEVQ
- the ruvC gene encoding crossover junction endodeoxyribonuclease RuvC; the protein is MVVLGIDPGSVNTGYAFVDACGSKLQVLEYGALHAPKNKSFEDRLLHIVSSLEELMDKYKPEMLGMESAFVAVNAHSALVLGHVRGAILVACKKRGMSFSEFPPSTVKQAVTGKGNASKEQVANMIYARLGIAPEKVLLDATDALAIAWTSVNPNPLSELLHSKRGSKKRRATVNEWKSLIEKMGGTCP
- a CDS encoding M15 family metallopeptidase, with product MSMNLSSADYLPYGLGTPDFADVGEYKVHRDVVPYLEKLSALVASHGYSLRIESAYRSFERQLSIWNRKASGKLPLLSAEGVPMPVPSDEEELMYAILTWSALPGASRHHLGTDLDVVDANACPENYEVQLTPAECDGMFAPFHSFLDEVFGSGEESSFGFNRVFVPGRGKIRPERWHIAHLPTSRQLLDNFSLDTLRHIYENTEIACKQVILARLDSLAEDYIYPYFI